In Falsibacillus albus, a single window of DNA contains:
- a CDS encoding shikimate kinase has product MLYFIGYMGAGKTTVGKEMAELNGLALVDLDHAIEMEQEKSIKEIFHEDGQDYFRELETAALRKFSVQNGIVTTGGGVILKEENRELMKKTGEVIYLRCRPETLYMRLKYDETRPLIQDKSQEEFISMFRQRERLYEEAATLIIDTDGMGVEEIVQTIQDRLNS; this is encoded by the coding sequence TTGTTATACTTCATTGGTTATATGGGAGCTGGCAAAACGACAGTGGGAAAGGAAATGGCGGAACTGAATGGTTTGGCGCTTGTCGACCTGGATCACGCAATAGAAATGGAGCAGGAAAAAAGCATAAAGGAAATTTTCCATGAAGATGGACAGGATTATTTTCGAGAGCTTGAAACTGCTGCCTTAAGAAAGTTCTCCGTCCAAAACGGGATTGTGACGACGGGTGGAGGAGTTATTTTGAAAGAGGAAAATAGGGAATTGATGAAAAAGACAGGAGAGGTCATTTATTTAAGGTGCAGGCCGGAAACACTCTATATGCGATTAAAGTATGATGAAACAAGGCCATTGATTCAGGATAAATCGCAGGAAGAATTCATTTCCATGTTCCGGCAAAGGGAAAGATTATACGAAGAGGCAGCCACATTGATTATTGATACGGATGGCATGGGTGTAGAGGAAATCGTTCAAACCATCCAAGACCGTTTAAATTCTTGA
- a CDS encoding YqzE family protein, producing MTIMIQGGALMSTNDYVKYITQTFVKHFDQPKSERRELRSKRKDERPPLLYHWFGVIPYAFMMIFKKRR from the coding sequence ATGACCATAATGATCCAAGGTGGTGCCCTTATGTCGACGAATGACTATGTAAAGTATATTACACAAACCTTTGTGAAACATTTCGATCAGCCGAAATCAGAACGAAGGGAACTCCGGAGCAAGCGGAAGGATGAAAGGCCTCCGCTGCTTTATCACTGGTTCGGAGTCATTCCATATGCGTTTATGATGATTTTTAAAAAAAGAAGATGA
- a CDS encoding YqhG family protein: protein MKQQEIHQFLKHYFEANGCEMIDQSQGHMTVQLTIEMDKELMNRPFYWHYLEKTGGVPNPMKLTFITDHEKSPPDIQGESIHFGSPRLHQIFKSTKKIASYIRLYEQQQSFQLRQIPLHPWLALNLKISFISDRKKDMFRSFGLNLIHGQLVEDFHDRVVQRPVTPKIPDFCFTLSPIIRPSSGINRIEAYIQHELSQMDEEWADEAKSRWEEDLALLEHFYGDSLEKPEAYYIEKEALKEQYEPRIKVEIINGGIFYLSNEAG, encoded by the coding sequence ATGAAGCAGCAAGAAATACATCAATTTCTTAAACATTACTTTGAAGCCAATGGCTGTGAAATGATTGATCAAAGCCAAGGGCACATGACTGTACAGCTGACGATCGAAATGGATAAAGAGTTAATGAACCGCCCTTTTTATTGGCATTATCTTGAGAAAACAGGCGGAGTCCCCAATCCGATGAAACTGACGTTTATCACAGACCATGAAAAGTCACCACCTGATATTCAAGGTGAATCGATTCATTTCGGATCACCCCGCCTGCATCAAATTTTCAAGTCCACCAAAAAAATTGCCAGCTATATCCGGCTTTATGAACAGCAGCAATCATTTCAGCTCAGACAAATCCCACTGCACCCGTGGCTGGCATTAAATCTTAAAATTTCGTTTATAAGCGATCGCAAAAAGGATATGTTCCGTTCTTTCGGATTGAATCTCATTCATGGACAACTGGTGGAAGATTTTCACGATCGCGTGGTCCAACGGCCGGTTACACCCAAAATTCCCGATTTTTGTTTCACGCTTTCTCCCATCATTCGGCCATCGAGCGGAATAAATAGAATTGAAGCCTATATCCAGCATGAATTATCCCAGATGGATGAAGAGTGGGCGGATGAAGCCAAAAGCAGGTGGGAGGAAGATTTGGCGCTTTTGGAGCATTTCTACGGTGATTCCCTGGAAAAACCGGAAGCCTACTATATTGAAAAGGAAGCTCTGAAAGAACAGTATGAACCAAGGATCAAAGTAGAAATCATCAATGGCGGAATCTTTTATCTCTCAAACGAAGCCGGGTGA
- a CDS encoding DEAD/DEAH box helicase, whose translation MTINIEFDQSWSEGFIERFNQDGPWGNWDLYKLAVEVGKQLIVPDFEGLQAPKHLTNFTPLPHQLEVAKQVVESMNGKAILADEVGLGKTIEAGLILKEYMIRGLAKKILILVPASLVSQWAFELNTKFHIPAVAQKKDYVWDQCDCVVSSMDTAKRSPHREKIYEQNYDLVIIDEAHKLKNHKTKNYEFVQNLKKKFCLLLTATPIQNRIDEVFHLVSLLKPGHLGNESIFAEKYKKGDRSIQEDAHLRELVNKVMIRNRRADTGIEWTKRHVTTVPIEFSPSERELYDAIQILRQHHEYINTSPFSIMTLQREACSSREAVFFTLKNMINKMENPTQQFEDKIRHLFQKVDQVQKNSKAEKVLELIQGINDKVIIFTEYRATQLYLQWYLKQHGISSVPFRGGFKRGKKDWMRELFQKHAQVLIATEAGGEGINLQFCHYMINFDLPWNPMRLEQRIGRVHRLGQEEDVHIYNFATKDTVEEHILKILYEKINLFERVIGELDDILTRLEFGKIEDHLMDIFAKSKTEGEMNIKMDNLSAMIQFAETYRNEGDQNEAARNTSIS comes from the coding sequence ATGACGATTAATATTGAATTTGATCAATCATGGTCAGAAGGTTTTATTGAAAGATTCAATCAGGATGGTCCCTGGGGCAATTGGGATTTGTATAAGCTGGCCGTCGAAGTCGGAAAGCAATTGATCGTGCCTGATTTTGAAGGGCTGCAGGCACCGAAACATTTAACGAACTTCACACCTCTTCCACATCAGCTTGAGGTAGCGAAGCAAGTGGTGGAAAGTATGAATGGCAAAGCGATTCTCGCCGATGAAGTCGGCCTGGGAAAAACGATTGAAGCAGGGTTGATTTTAAAAGAATATATGATTCGGGGACTTGCAAAAAAGATCCTCATACTCGTGCCTGCATCACTCGTTTCACAATGGGCATTTGAATTGAATACAAAATTTCATATACCAGCAGTTGCCCAAAAAAAAGATTATGTCTGGGACCAATGTGATTGTGTCGTTTCTTCAATGGATACAGCAAAAAGAAGTCCTCACAGAGAAAAGATTTATGAACAAAACTATGATCTTGTCATTATTGATGAAGCACATAAACTCAAAAATCATAAAACAAAAAATTATGAATTTGTCCAAAATCTTAAAAAGAAATTTTGTTTACTATTAACGGCAACCCCCATCCAAAATCGAATTGATGAAGTGTTTCATTTAGTTTCTCTTCTAAAACCAGGCCATTTAGGCAATGAATCTATTTTTGCCGAGAAGTACAAAAAGGGCGATCGATCCATTCAGGAAGACGCACATCTAAGAGAACTGGTAAACAAAGTAATGATCCGCAACCGCCGCGCAGACACTGGCATTGAATGGACGAAAAGACATGTCACAACCGTACCGATTGAATTCAGCCCTTCTGAAAGAGAACTCTATGATGCCATTCAAATTCTGAGGCAGCACCATGAATATATCAATACAAGTCCATTCTCCATCATGACACTGCAGCGGGAAGCTTGCAGCAGCCGGGAAGCCGTCTTCTTCACTCTGAAGAATATGATTAATAAAATGGAAAACCCGACTCAACAATTCGAGGACAAGATAAGGCATCTATTTCAAAAGGTCGATCAAGTACAAAAGAATTCAAAAGCTGAAAAAGTATTGGAATTGATCCAAGGTATAAATGATAAAGTGATCATTTTCACTGAATACAGGGCTACTCAACTTTATCTTCAATGGTACTTGAAGCAGCATGGAATAAGTTCCGTTCCTTTTCGGGGAGGATTCAAGCGGGGAAAGAAAGATTGGATGAGAGAACTTTTCCAAAAACATGCACAAGTATTGATTGCAACAGAAGCCGGTGGAGAAGGGATCAACCTGCAGTTTTGCCACTATATGATCAACTTTGATCTTCCATGGAACCCGATGCGCTTGGAGCAGCGGATCGGAAGGGTGCACCGACTCGGCCAAGAAGAAGACGTTCACATTTACAACTTCGCAACAAAAGATACAGTAGAGGAACATATTCTGAAAATATTGTATGAAAAAATAAACCTTTTCGAGCGGGTCATCGGTGAACTCGATGATATTCTCACCAGACTTGAATTCGGAAAAATCGAAGATCATTTAATGGATATTTTCGCAAAATCAAAAACTGAAGGGGAAATGAACATCAAAATGGATAATTTATCGGCGATGATCCAATTCGCTGAAACCTATCGAAATGAGGGTGACCAAAATGAAGCAGCAAGAAATACATCAATTTCTTAA
- the gcvT gene encoding glycine cleavage system aminomethyltransferase GcvT, whose amino-acid sequence MSDLKRTPLFEVYKEYGAKTIDFGGWDLPVQFSSIKEEHEAVRTKAGLFDVSHMGEVEVKGQDSLTYLQKIMTNDVSKLKDGGAQYTAMCYENGGTVDDLLVYKIEDAHYLLVINASNIDKDYDWLEKHLEGDVTIRNLSEETAQLALQGPMAEKVLQQLADNHQLDEIKFFKFQTEVNLNGVHALVSRTGYTGEDGFEIYCAAEDAVKLWKSILETGKEEGVVPCGLGARDTLRFEANLALYGQELSPEITPIEAGIGFAVRVDKDIEFIGKKVLKEQKENGAPRKLVGIEMIDRGIPRHGYPIYHGAELIGEVTTGTQSPTLKKNIGLALINKEFTELGTELEVEIRGKRLKAHVVGTPFYKRPKK is encoded by the coding sequence ATGTCGGATTTAAAAAGAACACCTTTATTTGAAGTTTACAAAGAGTATGGTGCCAAAACGATTGACTTTGGCGGATGGGATTTGCCGGTTCAGTTTTCCAGCATTAAAGAAGAGCATGAAGCCGTACGGACGAAAGCAGGACTTTTTGACGTTTCCCACATGGGCGAGGTCGAGGTGAAAGGACAGGATAGCCTTACTTATCTACAAAAGATCATGACCAATGATGTATCGAAATTGAAGGATGGCGGCGCACAATATACGGCGATGTGCTATGAAAACGGCGGCACTGTCGATGACCTTCTAGTCTATAAAATCGAGGATGCCCACTACTTGTTAGTCATCAATGCTTCCAATATCGATAAAGATTATGATTGGCTTGAAAAGCATTTGGAAGGTGATGTCACGATCCGCAATCTTTCAGAGGAAACAGCACAGCTTGCCCTTCAAGGTCCGATGGCTGAAAAGGTATTGCAGCAATTGGCGGACAATCATCAATTGGATGAAATAAAATTCTTTAAATTCCAAACCGAAGTGAACTTGAATGGTGTTCATGCACTCGTTTCACGTACTGGCTACACCGGTGAAGATGGGTTTGAAATTTACTGTGCAGCGGAGGATGCCGTGAAACTTTGGAAGAGCATCCTTGAAACCGGAAAAGAAGAAGGGGTCGTTCCATGTGGTTTAGGGGCAAGGGACACTCTTCGCTTTGAGGCGAATCTAGCATTATATGGCCAGGAGCTTTCCCCTGAAATCACTCCGATTGAAGCAGGGATCGGTTTTGCTGTCCGTGTTGACAAGGATATAGAGTTTATCGGGAAAAAAGTCTTAAAAGAACAGAAGGAAAACGGGGCTCCACGCAAGTTGGTCGGGATTGAAATGATCGATAGAGGGATCCCTCGCCACGGGTACCCAATTTATCATGGTGCAGAGCTCATCGGGGAGGTTACCACTGGAACCCAATCTCCAACGTTGAAGAAAAATATAGGATTGGCCTTGATCAATAAAGAATTCACCGAACTTGGAACGGAATTGGAAGTTGAAATCCGCGGAAAAAGATTGAAAGCACATGTTGTAGGAACGCCATTTTATAAAAGACCAAAAAAATGA
- the gcvPA gene encoding aminomethyl-transferring glycine dehydrogenase subunit GcvPA — MKHRYLPMTEQDQKEMLDAIGVESVEELFQDIPEKVRFNGEYKIKAAKPETALLKELTQMASKNADLKANSSFLGAGVYDHYIPTIVDHVISRSEFYTAYTPYQPEISQGELQAIFEFQTMICELTGMDVANSSMYDGGTALAEAAMLSAGQTRRKKVLISETVHPESKEVVKMYAKGQYIDVVEIPSQNGATNLEELKNQMDEDVAAVIVQYPNFFGQIEPLKDIEPIVHAQKSLFVVSSNPLALGALTPPGSFGADIVVGDAQPFGIPSAFGGPHCGYFAVTSKLMRKVPGRLVGQTVDEDGKRGFVLTLQAREQHIRRDKATSNICSNQALNALAASVSMTALGKKGVKEIALQNIQKANYLKKLLKEKGYDIPFNGYSFNEFVVNIGKPIKEINQVLLTKNIIGGYDLGRDFPALENHMLIAVTELRTKEEIETFVKELGDCHE; from the coding sequence ATGAAGCATCGTTATTTACCTATGACAGAACAAGATCAAAAAGAAATGCTGGATGCCATCGGGGTAGAAAGTGTTGAAGAGTTGTTCCAGGATATCCCTGAAAAAGTAAGATTCAATGGTGAGTATAAAATTAAAGCGGCAAAACCTGAAACTGCATTATTAAAAGAATTAACTCAAATGGCAAGTAAAAATGCAGATTTGAAAGCGAACAGTTCATTCTTGGGTGCGGGGGTATATGACCACTATATCCCTACGATCGTTGACCATGTGATTTCACGCTCAGAATTTTACACAGCGTACACTCCATATCAGCCAGAGATTTCCCAGGGGGAATTACAGGCGATTTTCGAATTTCAAACAATGATTTGTGAATTGACGGGCATGGATGTTGCCAACTCATCCATGTATGACGGAGGGACCGCGCTTGCTGAAGCTGCCATGCTCAGTGCGGGTCAGACAAGAAGAAAAAAGGTTCTGATATCCGAGACGGTGCATCCCGAATCAAAGGAAGTTGTCAAAATGTATGCCAAAGGACAATACATTGACGTTGTTGAAATTCCTTCTCAAAATGGCGCGACCAACCTTGAAGAATTGAAAAATCAAATGGATGAGGATGTAGCGGCTGTAATTGTCCAATATCCGAACTTCTTTGGGCAAATAGAACCTTTGAAGGATATTGAACCGATCGTGCATGCTCAAAAGTCATTATTTGTCGTGTCCAGCAACCCTCTCGCATTGGGGGCTTTGACACCTCCGGGATCGTTCGGGGCGGATATTGTTGTAGGGGACGCTCAGCCATTTGGAATTCCATCAGCATTCGGCGGACCTCACTGCGGATACTTTGCTGTCACGAGCAAATTAATGCGTAAAGTACCAGGAAGGCTTGTCGGCCAAACGGTTGATGAAGACGGCAAAAGAGGCTTCGTTCTTACACTCCAGGCAAGGGAGCAGCATATCCGAAGGGATAAGGCGACATCCAACATTTGTTCCAATCAGGCATTGAACGCATTGGCAGCATCCGTTTCCATGACTGCCCTTGGAAAAAAAGGTGTTAAAGAAATTGCTTTACAGAACATTCAAAAAGCAAATTATTTGAAAAAACTTCTTAAAGAAAAAGGCTATGACATTCCATTCAATGGATATAGCTTCAATGAATTCGTCGTGAATATAGGAAAGCCCATTAAGGAAATCAATCAGGTGCTTCTTACTAAAAACATTATTGGAGGCTATGATTTGGGAAGGGATTTCCCGGCATTGGAAAATCATATGCTTATTGCCGTTACCGAACTTCGTACGAAGGAAGAAATTGAAACTTTCGTAAAGGAATTGGGGGATTGTCATGAATAA
- the gcvPB gene encoding aminomethyl-transferring glycine dehydrogenase subunit GcvPB, producing MNNSHQSLIFELSKPGRVGYSLPEMDIPELPLDDLLPQEYIRTEEPELPEVSELDIMRHYTALSKRNHGVDSGFYPLGSCTMKYNPKINESVARYSGFAHIHPLQDESTVQGAMELMYDLQEHLIEITGMDEVTLQPAAGAHGEWTGLMMIRAYHEANGEKHRTKVIVPDSAHGTNPASATVAGFETVTVKSDENGLVDLEDLKRVVGTDTAALMLTNPNTLGLFEENILEMAEIVHGAGGKLYYDGANLNAVLSKARPGDMGFDVVHLNLHKTFTGPHGGGGPGSGPVGVKSDLIPYLPKPILKKVEDKFVFDYDRPQSIGRVKPYYGNFGINVRAYTYIRTMGPDGLKAVTENAVLNANYMMRRLAPFFDLPYDRHCKHEFVLSGKRQKKLGVRTLDIAKRLLDFGYHPPTIYFPLNVEEGMMIEPTETESKETLDAFIDAMIQIAKETEETPEVVQEAPHTTVVKRMDETLAARKPVLRYLKA from the coding sequence ATGAATAATAGCCATCAGTCACTCATTTTTGAGTTGTCGAAACCAGGTCGAGTAGGATATAGTTTACCGGAAATGGATATACCGGAATTGCCGTTGGATGACTTGCTTCCGCAGGAATATATCCGTACAGAAGAGCCTGAACTTCCTGAAGTGTCGGAACTGGATATCATGCGTCATTATACTGCACTTTCCAAAAGGAATCATGGGGTGGATTCAGGTTTTTATCCCCTTGGATCATGTACGATGAAATATAATCCGAAAATTAACGAGAGTGTTGCGAGATACAGTGGATTCGCACACATCCATCCATTACAGGATGAAAGTACGGTTCAAGGTGCAATGGAATTAATGTATGATCTTCAGGAGCATTTGATCGAAATTACAGGAATGGATGAAGTGACTCTTCAGCCAGCTGCAGGTGCCCATGGTGAATGGACAGGTTTGATGATGATCCGCGCGTATCATGAAGCCAACGGGGAAAAGCATCGGACAAAAGTGATCGTCCCTGATTCGGCACATGGCACCAATCCAGCATCAGCTACTGTTGCTGGGTTTGAAACGGTAACAGTAAAGTCGGATGAAAACGGGCTGGTAGATCTTGAAGATTTGAAAAGGGTGGTAGGTACTGATACGGCTGCGTTAATGCTGACCAACCCAAATACCCTCGGATTATTTGAAGAGAATATTTTGGAAATGGCTGAAATCGTCCACGGAGCAGGCGGAAAACTTTATTATGATGGCGCCAATTTAAATGCTGTTCTTTCCAAAGCACGTCCAGGAGATATGGGATTTGATGTCGTGCATCTAAATCTCCATAAAACGTTTACCGGACCACACGGAGGAGGAGGTCCGGGGTCTGGGCCCGTCGGAGTCAAGTCAGACTTGATTCCATACCTTCCAAAGCCGATTTTAAAGAAGGTTGAAGACAAATTCGTATTTGATTATGATCGTCCGCAATCAATCGGCCGCGTAAAGCCTTATTACGGTAATTTCGGCATCAATGTCAGAGCATATACGTATATCCGGACGATGGGGCCGGATGGATTGAAAGCAGTAACCGAAAATGCTGTTTTGAATGCCAATTACATGATGAGAAGACTTGCACCATTCTTTGATCTGCCATATGACCGTCATTGCAAGCACGAATTTGTATTGAGCGGAAAGCGTCAAAAGAAACTTGGTGTCAGGACCCTTGACATTGCCAAGAGATTGCTGGACTTTGGATATCATCCACCAACCATCTATTTCCCGCTGAACGTCGAGGAAGGTATGATGATAGAACCAACAGAAACAGAGTCCAAAGAAACCTTGGATGCTTTCATCGATGCCATGATTCAAATTGCGAAAGAAACCGAAGAAACTCCTGAAGTCGTTCAGGAGGCTCCTCATACAACCGTTGTAAAACGGATGGATGAGACCCTTGCTGCACGGAAACCTGTACTGCGCTACCTAAAAGCATGA
- a CDS encoding AAA family ATPase has protein sequence MFLNKLEFNRGNCSNEAAYPFDLPVIQTLEPMYFHTPITIFVGENGSGKSTLLQGMAAEADLPNIGRTDWGLDPFLKSSIQLSSLLKLTWKVKTKKGFFLRAEDFIGFTIRLKQMKEEAQNELSRIEHEYRDRSSYAKSLAALPHNRTLHELKQRYEDGLEFRSHGESFLDFFEANIKPNGLYMLDEPETPLSPMRQLAFMSMIIDSINNGSQYIIITHSPLLMALPHSTIYSFNDHHISQIQYDEIEHVNLMRQFLDAPERFLKHL, from the coding sequence ATGTTTCTAAACAAACTGGAATTTAATAGGGGAAATTGCAGCAATGAAGCAGCCTATCCATTTGATTTACCGGTCATTCAAACGCTTGAACCAATGTATTTCCATACCCCGATAACCATTTTCGTCGGTGAGAACGGCTCCGGAAAATCAACCCTGCTTCAAGGAATGGCAGCGGAGGCGGATTTGCCTAATATCGGAAGGACTGATTGGGGTTTGGATCCTTTTCTTAAGTCATCCATCCAGCTGAGCAGCCTATTGAAGCTGACTTGGAAGGTAAAGACAAAGAAAGGATTTTTTTTAAGAGCCGAAGATTTCATCGGATTTACAATACGCCTTAAACAAATGAAAGAAGAAGCTCAGAACGAATTAAGCAGGATTGAACATGAATATAGGGATCGTTCTTCCTATGCCAAGAGCTTAGCTGCATTGCCCCATAACAGGACATTGCATGAATTGAAGCAGCGATACGAGGATGGACTTGAATTTCGTTCACACGGAGAGAGCTTTTTGGATTTTTTCGAAGCTAATATAAAGCCGAACGGGCTTTATATGCTCGATGAGCCGGAAACGCCTTTATCCCCCATGAGACAATTAGCATTTATGAGCATGATCATAGATTCCATTAATAACGGCTCACAATACATCATCATTACCCATTCTCCATTATTAATGGCATTGCCCCACTCAACGATTTATTCTTTTAATGACCACCATATCTCTCAAATACAATATGATGAGATTGAGCATGTAAACCTCATGAGGCAATTTTTGGATGCCCCGGAAAGGTTTCTTAAACACTTATAA
- a CDS encoding rhodanese-like domain-containing protein — protein MYILLAVIAGIIAYSLFNFFYQKRIIKNLTEDEFRQGYRKAQLIDVREPNEFDQGHILGARNIPLSQLKMRMKEIRTDQPVYLYCQSGLRSGRAGQTLYRKGYRNLHHLQGGFKKWTGKTKAK, from the coding sequence TTGTATATTTTGCTAGCCGTCATTGCCGGAATAATTGCTTATTCTCTTTTTAATTTCTTCTATCAAAAGAGAATCATCAAGAATTTGACCGAAGATGAATTCCGCCAAGGGTATCGCAAGGCACAATTAATCGATGTGCGCGAACCGAACGAATTCGATCAAGGGCATATTTTGGGCGCGAGGAATATTCCGCTGTCCCAATTAAAAATGAGAATGAAAGAAATACGCACCGACCAGCCAGTCTACCTTTATTGCCAAAGCGGATTGAGGAGTGGCAGAGCCGGCCAGACACTTTATCGAAAAGGCTATCGAAACCTTCACCATCTTCAAGGTGGATTTAAAAAATGGACAGGTAAAACGAAGGCCAAATAA
- a CDS encoding lipoate--protein ligase family protein, which produces MTKEIWRFIDSGNCSPSFNMALDEALLDWHSEGKIPPTIRFYGWDPATLSIGYFQKVEKEINMDAVKEHGLGFVRRPTGGRGVLHDEELTYSVIVSEEHPEMPKTVTEAYRVISEGILKGFHGLGLEAYFAVPRTDEERSSLKNPRSAVCFDAPSWYELVVEGRKVAGSAQTRQKGVILQHGSILLDLDEDKLFSLFKYPSDRVKERMQKAFKNKAVAINAISPKRINLSEAKAAFKKGFEEGLNIELQPYELSDEEIQYVKKIAQDRYENDEWNFRR; this is translated from the coding sequence ATGACAAAAGAAATTTGGCGTTTCATCGATTCAGGGAATTGCTCCCCTTCTTTTAATATGGCTTTGGATGAAGCTTTACTTGATTGGCACAGCGAAGGAAAAATCCCTCCTACCATCCGTTTTTATGGATGGGATCCAGCCACCCTTTCCATAGGGTATTTTCAAAAGGTGGAAAAAGAAATCAATATGGATGCAGTGAAGGAGCATGGGCTTGGTTTTGTCCGGAGACCGACTGGCGGCAGAGGTGTACTTCATGATGAGGAACTTACCTACAGTGTGATCGTTTCCGAGGAACATCCCGAAATGCCTAAAACAGTCACGGAGGCGTACCGGGTCATATCCGAAGGGATCCTGAAAGGTTTTCACGGACTTGGATTAGAGGCATATTTTGCGGTTCCAAGGACGGATGAGGAAAGAAGCAGCCTGAAGAACCCGAGGTCGGCTGTATGCTTTGATGCCCCTAGCTGGTATGAACTTGTCGTTGAAGGCAGAAAAGTGGCCGGAAGTGCCCAAACAAGGCAAAAAGGGGTCATCCTTCAGCATGGATCGATTTTATTGGATTTGGATGAAGACAAATTGTTCAGTCTTTTCAAGTATCCGAGTGACAGGGTAAAAGAGAGGATGCAGAAGGCGTTTAAAAACAAAGCGGTCGCCATAAATGCAATCAGCCCGAAAAGAATCAATCTTTCCGAAGCGAAAGCAGCATTTAAAAAAGGATTTGAAGAGGGCTTGAATATTGAACTCCAGCCATATGAACTGTCAGATGAAGAAATACAATACGTAAAGAAAATTGCACAAGATCGATATGAAAACGATGAATGGAATTTCAGAAGATAA